The following nucleotide sequence is from Gemmatimonadota bacterium.
GTAAAGCGCGTCAATAAAGCGATCTGCAAAACGCGACTCAACCCACTTCGACGGAGAGCGGACATGCTCGACATTGACAAACACGCCATTGGGAGAAAGCAGATCAAAAATCTCGCCATAAACCTCGCGCTTGCGCTCATCGCTCTGGTGATGAATTGAAAAACCCGACACAATCGCATCATAAGGCGCGTCATCTGCAACCAGACTGAGCCAATCGGACGTCGCATAATCCCCAATAACAAAACGATGCTGTGAAGCCGTTCCCCCAAACCGTTTCCGCGCAGCCTCGATCATAGCCTCAGAAAAATCAACAAACACGCCGCGTGCATCCGGGTGGTATTCAATAACCGCAGCACCGAGTATGCCATCCCCACAACCCAGATCCAGCACAGTATTTACCCCGTGGTCATCCGCATTGATCACCCGACACATAACCGCAATCTGCTCATCGGACAGCGGAATTGCCTGCCGAATATTCTTGAGATATTTCTGCGCCAGATCCCGCGCCTGCCAGGCTGTATCTTTGCGTTTACTCATGATTTCAATACCCCACTGCCAGACCATCCTTGCGGGG
It contains:
- a CDS encoding class I SAM-dependent methyltransferase, with translation MSKRKDTAWQARDLAQKYLKNIRQAIPLSDEQIAVMCRVINADDHGVNTVLDLGCGDGILGAAVIEYHPDARGVFVDFSEAMIEAARKRFGGTASQHRFVIGDYATSDWLSLVADDAPYDAIVSGFSIHHQSDERKREVYGEIFDLLSPNGVFVNVEHVRSPSKWVESRFADRFIDALYDSVTQRDPEASRDEIARAYYYRDDKQANILASVEDQCDWLRAIGFSDVDCYFKLFELAVFGGRRV